CGACCAATAGGAAAAGCTGCTAGTTTGTTGGGTTCCATTTCCATGGTCATTCGTTGAAGGCGCCGTAGTTTCCTTAGAACAGCCGGCAATAAGACCGGCAAGTGTGGCAAAAGCGAGTAGTGCACATACGGTTTTTCTTTTTCCGCGAGACAGGTTGCTTTGTTTGCGGGTTAACATAACATTTATTCCTCCTTAGAGTTTAGAATGATTTTGTTTTTATTTGTATACGTTACCAATTCATCATATTTGGCATGTTGTTAATAGAAAATCCTCCATATGAATCAGCCATCATCCAAACGCAACATTTGCCATACTCAGAATCCAATCTCGATATTCCATTTGCTACTTATCGCAAGGATTGATTGACAAGAATGCTTCTTCTCCTCTAAAGTAAAGACATTTCAATTACTGGAAATGCTTAGAGCCGGAGTCCGCTAGATACTTAAATGGGAGGAAAGTTCGTTATGAAATCGGTCACCGAAAATCATTTGGCAAGTCTGCTGCTTACAGGTATGTTGGTTGGAGGCTTGATAACAGGGTGCACGGATAATGATTCATATATAGAAAGCGTAAAGTCTCCAGCCAATAGTTCTGAGAAAATAAAATTTACATATTGGTCACCACTTAATCCAAATGCCGCTTCCGTCGTTCAACATTTAGGTGAGGTGGAAATGTATAAGGAAATGGAGAAGCGATCGGGTATACCAATCGAATTTAATCACCCGCCTCAGGGGAATGAAAAAGAACAGTTCAACCTGTTAATTGCATCAAGAGATTTACCAGACATGATTGAATTTGATTGGTTATCGTACCCGGGGGGACCAGAGAAGGCCATTAATGACGGGGTAATCATTAAGCTGAATGATCTCATTAATCAGCATGCGCCTAACCTAAAACAATTTTTGAACGACAATCCGGATATCGCTAAGGAAGTCAAGACGGATAGCGGAACAATGTATGTTATCCCATCTATTGGGATCGGCAAAGTGAATACGTTTAGCGGTCCTATTATTCGCAAAGATTGGCTAGATGAACTGGGGCTCTCGGTTCCGGAAACACTGGAGGAATGGACACATGTTCTCTGGTCATTTAAGGAGAAGAAGGGTGCAACGGCACCATATACGACCTATATTGACAAAACTGATCCGAGCAAGCTCAATGACTTCATTGTAGGCGCTTTCGGAGTAGGAAGAGATTTTTACTTGGACGATGGAGAAGTTAAATATGGTCCGATGGAACCTAAGTTTAAGGAATATTTGAATTTTTTAAGGGGCTGGTACAAAGAGGGTTTAATTGATCCCGATTTTGGCGCTAACGATATGAAGACGATCGATGCAAAAATGCTTTCGGGTAAATCGGGTGCTGCTTTCGGTTTTGCCGGTAGTGGTATCGGTGTCTACATGAAGAATGGCTCGAAATATAACCCTATTTATAATTTGGGAGCCGCACAATACCCCGTACTGAAGAAAGGAGACGAACCTCAGTTCATCAATAGTGCGAACAAGTATCGGACCCATGGAAGCACAGCGATTACTGCAACAAACAAGAACCCGGAAGAGGCTGTGAAATGGCTAGATTATTTCTTTAGCGAGGAAGGTCATATGTTGAAAAATTTTGGAATAGAAGGAGTTAGCTATAAGATGGATAAAGGTTATCCGAAATATACGGATCTGATCATGAAAAATCCGTATAAACTGCCAGTCTCCCTAGCCATGACGAAATATACGCGTGCCAACTACCCGTCTCCTGGGTTCGTAAATGATGATCGATATCTAGAACAATTTTACGTGCTCGAGCAGCAAAGGGAAGCCATTCAAATATGGGGGGAATTCGAGGGAAACGTGGAGAATGTTATGCTGCCTCTTGTAAGTGCAACCAAAGAAGAATCTGAACAGCTCGCGAAGATAATGGCTGAAGTAAGGTCGTTCAGTGACGAAATGTACACGAGATTCATTTTGGGTGAGGAGCCGATAGAGAACTATGATCAATTCGTCAGTCAGCTGAAGATGATGAATATCGAGAAGGCCATCCAGTTACAGCAGGCCGCGGTGGAGCGCTACAACAAGAGACCATGATCATGGTCCTATAATTTCAGTAATCGCACGTGTGTAAGCCATTTCCATTAAGAGCTTAAGTCAGAGAAGATGAGATAAAGCGGCGGTGATTACATTGAAAAGAAAATTCGAATTGAAGCGATGGAGCATATTGTGGTCATGGTTTATCTCACATTCCCTTATCCTCCTAATTCCGATCCTGATAGGGTTGTTCGTATACGTACAAGTTCGTCAATTGGTAGAAACGGAGATTAACCGTGCCAATGCAGCTCTTCTCCAGCAGGTTAAGCAAGTATTGGATGGGCAAATCGAAAGTGTCAACCGAATGAGCGTTCAGACGGCCTTTCTACCCCAAGTCCGGGGACTTCTTTATGCTGACCAGCCGTTAACCGAGGAGGACCGGTATTCTATCACTCTTGCGCTCAAGGAATTTAAAGGATTAACAATGGCACACGAAATGGTCACTGACTCCTATGTGTATTATAAGAGAGGGGATTTTCTTTTATCGGAGAGCGCTTTGTATGATCCCGATGATTATTTTCAAATGCATCATGAAACGAATGAAAATACGAAAAAAGATTGGTATGCGTTGCTTGACCAAAAATATATGGGGGATTGGATCGTGTACCCTTACACGACCGATACCGGTAAAACCAAACAAGCTATTCTTTATATGCGATCCCTTCCGGTTGAAGACCGGGGTGAGTGGTTAGCAACAAGTGTTATCGTGCTGGAACTAGAGCGGTTTCAAGAACCGATTCAGAAAGTGAACTGGATCAATCAAGGATCCGTCCTTATTTTGAACGAAAACAATGAAGTACTGGCATCTACCAAAGATAAAAGCCTCCCTTCCTCTATTTCTTATGATCAATTATCCGGTGAGAGCGGTATCGTTTATGAAACCTGGAATGAAGAAGAGATGGCGATATCTTACATTTCTTCTGAAAGTGCGAACTTAAAGTACATATCAGTTCTTCCAGTTAAAGTATTTATGGAGAAATCATCCTATATTCGCAATTTGATGATCGTTGCATTGTTGATTGCCTTATTATTAGGTGCTGCTGCTGCTTATTGGCTCGCCAGACGTAATTATCATCCGGTTCATAATTTGGTGCGGTCATTGTCAAGCCAAGCTCAGTTTTCATTGGCTGAAATCAGGAATGAATATTCCCTTATTTTTCATGCGCTGGATCAGCAAAATAAAGTACTGCGCAACTATTTCTTCGAGCGTGTGATGAAGGGCAGGTTAGAGACGAATTTTCCGCTCTGCGAAGCATTAGATACGCATGACATCTCGTTTATCGGTGAACGATTCGTTGTGGTTCTAATATATATTGAGGATTATGCGGAGATGTTCAAACATCAGAATGGGGATGTTGAGCGACATCGAAAGTTTGTTCATATGATCGTAGGCAATATAGTAGAGGAGAAGTGTAGGCAGAGCCATCTCGCTTATATTTCGGAGTTAGACGATATGCTGGCATGTCTGGTCAATGTGCAAGCCGATTCCGATGAAGAGGCACAGGGAGAACTTTATCGGTTAATTGGAGAAGCAAGGCAATTAATTAACAGTAAGTTTAATATTCATTTTACAACTTCGATAAGTCGTGTTCATACGTCAATTGGAAGTATTCCTTCTGCTTATCAAGAAGCTTTAAAGGCAATGGAGTACAAAATGCTGCTGGGGAGCACTGAAATTATCCAGTATGAACAGCTGCAAAGCAATGAACCTGAATATTGGTTTACATGGGAGAAAGAGCAACGGTTAATCACATCGATTAAAGCCGGTGAGACGGATTTGGCGCTCCTTATTCTCGAAGAGGTATTCGAAGAGATGCGATCCCATGGGCTTCTTCCGATCGAGATGGTTCGATGTTTCCTCTTCGACATGGGCGGAACAGTTATGAAAGCTCTTTATGAAGCAGATTACAGCCGGTCCTCCATGACGACACATCAGAAGGTATTGTGGAGGCTGCTGGCATGTGACAGTGTTACCGATATTCGGGTTGGACTGATCGACATCATTAAACAAATCACGAATGAGCTAGGACAGAAGAAGAGTCGGCCTTCCGGCCTGGTGGACGAATTGACGGCTTACATCCAAGCCAATTATCAGGATTCTAATTTGGGAGTAGCAACGATCGCCGAGCATTTCGGAATGAATCCAGTCTATTTGACCCGTGTGTATAAAGAACACACGAAAGACACCTTGCTGGACGCAATAAATAAGGAAAGACTACAGGCAGCGAGAAGATTACTCTCCCATAACGAGCTTGCGATCAAAGAAATCGCTGAAGAAGTCGGTTTCTACAGTAGTAACACATTTATTAGAACGTTCAAAAAAATAGAAGGCATAACACCTGGCATGTATCGAGACATGCTAAAAGGAATTGCAAAGACTGAACTTTAATAGTGATAATCGGACATAACCGTTAGGAAATTTCCTCATGGGGTTAGGGTAAAAAAGTGAAAAATATGTTAAGCTTAGGATTCGTGTGATTTGTGGAGTAACATGATAGTCTGAAACCATATTGGAAAATTAGGAGTGGTAATTTGAGAAGACAAAAACCAATGACCATGGAAGAATTGATGAATGAGTTGCAAGGTCAGAAAACGAATCAAGAAGATCCCAATCATATCTCTTTCGAGAAGTTGTTTAATGAAGAGTTTATGAGTAAGTATTCCAATTGCAAGAGTTTCGATGAGTTTGTAATCAAAGGGAACTTTCAAGTAAAGACAGAAGAAGATGTTGCTGACATACCTGATGAACTTTTTGATCGTCATGTAGTTAGAGAGACGAAGTTTACGGATTGGAAATCAATGTTGGAAACAGCGAATAAGGAATATATCCGTTAATTATGAATCACATTTACCAATGAATAGTCTCGTTTAGAATATTGACGCTATTAAAGTAAAGTGCATGAGAAAACATAGAAAATAAGGCGGATTTCACTCTATTCTGAGTGAGAATCCGTCTTATTTTTTAGGCACATCTTATTTAGACTTTTTTAATGCTCGAATCTATATATGGGCATGTAAAACATGCTTTTGTTGTTTTTTTTCTGAACGATCGGCCATTTCTGTTTCGATTTGCTCCAAAGTGCGTCCTTTCGTTTCTACCACTACAAAACGTATGAAGAGCAGTCCCAGAATACAAATGACACCGAAAGCTGAAAAAATGATTCCAAGGCTGAACTTATCAGCAAGAATTGGGAATACAAGCCCAATGGCAAGTGAACCCGTCCAGTTAAAGGCCGATGAGATTCCTCCTCCGATTCCGCGTACAGAAAGCGGGAAAATTTCCCCGACGATAATCCAGGTAAGCGGCGCCCAAGAAAAAGCGTAGCAAAGGATGAAGCCGCAAAGGGCAATTAATGTTACCCAATTCAGCATGCCATCATTGATTCCGAACGCACCAAGAATAGCTGGTGTAAAGAAGGAAAGAGCCATACCGGCACTGCCGATCGTAAGAATCGTACGACGGTTAAATTTATCGACAAATTGTAAAAAGATTATAGTAGTTACAACGAAGATCACACCGACTATCACCGTAAATCCGGCAGCTAACTGCGATGACAAACCAACGTTACGCGCAATACTTGTGGCATAATAAACGATTGAGTTTGCTCCTTGGATTTGTTGGAAAGTCGCCATGCCGACCCCGATAATTAAAGCCAATCGAAATTTTTTATGGAATAGTTGGGAGATGCCCGATGATTTATTATCAGCAACGTTTTCGATCTCAGAAATTTCAGCATCTATTTCAGCTTTTGAGCTTCTCAGAGAAGTTAATACTTCCTGTGCTTTTTTGGTCATTCCGTTTTTAATTAAATATCTAGGTGATTCCGGGAGCTTTAGCATTCCCAAGAATAATATGATGGCAAACAGTGAAGCACTGCCTAGCATTAATCGCCAGCTGTTTGGAATCGGTTCAAAAATGAAAGCTACGATATAACTTAACAGCATTCCAATTACAATCATTAATTGGTTTAAACCCGACAGTTTCCCGCGCATATTCGCCGGAGCGATTTCAGACATGTACGCTGGAACGAGGGAAGAGGCTGTACCGACTGCTATCCCCAAGAAGACACGCGCAATTGTCAAGGTGATTTCGTTCGGGGCAACAGCTGAACCGATTGCACCGACAAAGAAAATTAATGAGGAAATGAGGATTAGCTTTCTGCGTCCAAACTTATCCCCTAATAAACCGCTTAAAATGGACCCGATGATCGCTCCGCCCATTAAAGAAGATACAACAATCCCTATCCATAGGGAACTTAAATTAAAATCGGTTTTGATATGCCCTTCTGCACCAGCAATAATCCCGATATCATATCCAAATAAGATGCCGGCAAATGAACCGAAGAAAAAGATAAACTTACTAGATACTTTGCTCATAATTTCCCATCTCCTTCTGTATGCAGATCTAATAAGATCTTCAGAAAGAAGTATAGCATGCGCTTGTTGGCGAGAGATGGGGATTCGTCTGCACTAATTCGTGCTATTCCCGCACTATTTTAACCTCCGCCGGAGTTAGAAGAGTGAGGAGCTCTGGAGTAGCATTATCTTGTCTTGGGATATCAAATAAATCCATGTCTTGCTATTTTTCATCCTTGTACCAGGTAGGTGCAACGCCAGTGATTTTCTTGAAGACACGGCTGAAATAGTTGGGATCTTTGTAACCCACTTCGAAACAGACTTCCTTTAAGGATAATTTTCTCGTGTTCATCAATAGGATGGCTTTCTCAATTCGGAGGCGAGTAACATAGTCGATAAAGGTTTCGCCGCATTGCTGTTTAAAAATTTTACTGAAATAGTGAGGGTTCAAGTGGACGAAATCAGCTACATCTTCCAGTGATAAATCGTCCGTAAACCTTTCTTGGATATATTGTTTGGCCCTATCTAGAACAGTCAGCGTTTGCTCCTCGCGCTGCTCGCGCATCTGCTGCAAAGCGGAGGAAACATAGGATTGCAAAGTTCCATCGTTCGATATTTCGTCAGTCCCGAAAGAATTGGCGTTGACATCACGTTGCTTCAACTCATCGAAGTGGCATACCTTATCCTCTTTATCCAGCATCGTAGAGGCGAAAATCGCTTCGAAATACGATTTGCGATATCCCTCCGTTCTGCAATGTGTCGATCCAATTCCAATGGAGACTTTTAGATCGAAATGTTGCTCGGTAACGCTGCACAGCTGCTCAGCCAGCTGCTTTGTTTGCTGACGCCAACCGTTCTCGCTGACGGAAGAGGGCTTTCTTAAAAAAATGGCCATATGTTGGTTGATAAGGGAACTGACAATGGAGTTAGGACTTTGGGTTTTGACAAAGCTACGAAGCTGATCATAGATCTTGTTTTTTTTCTGCGTATAGACTTCGCCATTGAAAGCTGCGACGACTGCACATCCGTGATTGAGGGGAATGTCAAGCCATTCCGACAGCTGCTCGGCACTTGTATCCACTGTTTGGTCAAGCATGAGCATTAAAGCCAGTTCATTTTCAGCAAGCGGAAGAAGCTGGGAGACTTTTTGTCGTAGTTCCAGTTCCCGCATTCTTATGTGGATTTCCTGATCAATTTCTTTTACAAGGCGTTGAAAAACTTCGATGAGCTGTTCCTGTTTCGCGGGCTTTAAAATATACTCTTTTGCACCTAACGAAAGTGCTTCGTGCGCATATTTGAAATAATCGTATGCCGTCACTACGATGAACCTGGTGTCGGGGAGCCTACGTTTCATCTCCCGTAAAGCCTCCAGGCCGCCAATGCCTGGCATGTTGATATCCATGATGGCGATATGCGGGCGGTTTTCCTCTGCATATTCAATTGCCATCCGGCCGTTAGAAGCATGAATGAATTGGAAGATGCCCGGCATCGAGCGTTCTACAATACACTCCAGACCTTCGCGTTCAAGCGGTTCGTCATCTGCGATCAACAATCGGTACATATGGATGACCTCCTTCCTATGGCGGGAATCCGTATGAGGATAGATGTACCTCTTCCGGGTTGGCTTTCGATTTCGATAAGATCCTCTCTATCATAGAACAGATTCAGCCTTCTGAATACATTGCGGGTTCCGATTCCAGTGGATCCTTTATTGGTTGTTTCTGCTTCTAATTGGAGCATAGACAACCGGGTCTCCTCCGACATGCCTGCTCCATTATCCGAAATGGAGATGCTCACTCCCTCAGGGATGCTTTGGATGGTTAGACGAATAATTGCTCCGTGTTCCATACCTGCAACACCGTGAAGAAAAGCATTTTCGACTAGAGGCTGGAGCGTTAGAGCTGGAATCGCCACGTACAATGCGGAAGGATCGGCATCAAGCTCAAACCGGATGCGGTCGCGAAACCGGGTCTGCTGAATCGTGGCATATTCCTTGATATGGTTGATCTCATCCTGTAAAGTGACCGGTTTGTCCAGCTTCTGTAGACTGTAACGCAGTAAATTAGACAAAGAGGTTGTAAGATCGCTTGTTTTCTCCGCGCCTTCTAGATAA
This window of the Paenibacillus sp. FSL R10-2734 genome carries:
- a CDS encoding extracellular solute-binding protein, encoding MKSVTENHLASLLLTGMLVGGLITGCTDNDSYIESVKSPANSSEKIKFTYWSPLNPNAASVVQHLGEVEMYKEMEKRSGIPIEFNHPPQGNEKEQFNLLIASRDLPDMIEFDWLSYPGGPEKAINDGVIIKLNDLINQHAPNLKQFLNDNPDIAKEVKTDSGTMYVIPSIGIGKVNTFSGPIIRKDWLDELGLSVPETLEEWTHVLWSFKEKKGATAPYTTYIDKTDPSKLNDFIVGAFGVGRDFYLDDGEVKYGPMEPKFKEYLNFLRGWYKEGLIDPDFGANDMKTIDAKMLSGKSGAAFGFAGSGIGVYMKNGSKYNPIYNLGAAQYPVLKKGDEPQFINSANKYRTHGSTAITATNKNPEEAVKWLDYFFSEEGHMLKNFGIEGVSYKMDKGYPKYTDLIMKNPYKLPVSLAMTKYTRANYPSPGFVNDDRYLEQFYVLEQQREAIQIWGEFEGNVENVMLPLVSATKEESEQLAKIMAEVRSFSDEMYTRFILGEEPIENYDQFVSQLKMMNIEKAIQLQQAAVERYNKRP
- a CDS encoding helix-turn-helix domain-containing protein; amino-acid sequence: MKRWSILWSWFISHSLILLIPILIGLFVYVQVRQLVETEINRANAALLQQVKQVLDGQIESVNRMSVQTAFLPQVRGLLYADQPLTEEDRYSITLALKEFKGLTMAHEMVTDSYVYYKRGDFLLSESALYDPDDYFQMHHETNENTKKDWYALLDQKYMGDWIVYPYTTDTGKTKQAILYMRSLPVEDRGEWLATSVIVLELERFQEPIQKVNWINQGSVLILNENNEVLASTKDKSLPSSISYDQLSGESGIVYETWNEEEMAISYISSESANLKYISVLPVKVFMEKSSYIRNLMIVALLIALLLGAAAAYWLARRNYHPVHNLVRSLSSQAQFSLAEIRNEYSLIFHALDQQNKVLRNYFFERVMKGRLETNFPLCEALDTHDISFIGERFVVVLIYIEDYAEMFKHQNGDVERHRKFVHMIVGNIVEEKCRQSHLAYISELDDMLACLVNVQADSDEEAQGELYRLIGEARQLINSKFNIHFTTSISRVHTSIGSIPSAYQEALKAMEYKMLLGSTEIIQYEQLQSNEPEYWFTWEKEQRLITSIKAGETDLALLILEEVFEEMRSHGLLPIEMVRCFLFDMGGTVMKALYEADYSRSSMTTHQKVLWRLLACDSVTDIRVGLIDIIKQITNELGQKKSRPSGLVDELTAYIQANYQDSNLGVATIAEHFGMNPVYLTRVYKEHTKDTLLDAINKERLQAARRLLSHNELAIKEIAEEVGFYSSNTFIRTFKKIEGITPGMYRDMLKGIAKTEL
- a CDS encoding sugar porter family MFS transporter, whose translation is MSKVSSKFIFFFGSFAGILFGYDIGIIAGAEGHIKTDFNLSSLWIGIVVSSLMGGAIIGSILSGLLGDKFGRRKLILISSLIFFVGAIGSAVAPNEITLTIARVFLGIAVGTASSLVPAYMSEIAPANMRGKLSGLNQLMIVIGMLLSYIVAFIFEPIPNSWRLMLGSASLFAIILFLGMLKLPESPRYLIKNGMTKKAQEVLTSLRSSKAEIDAEISEIENVADNKSSGISQLFHKKFRLALIIGVGMATFQQIQGANSIVYYATSIARNVGLSSQLAAGFTVIVGVIFVVTTIIFLQFVDKFNRRTILTIGSAGMALSFFTPAILGAFGINDGMLNWVTLIALCGFILCYAFSWAPLTWIIVGEIFPLSVRGIGGGISSAFNWTGSLAIGLVFPILADKFSLGIIFSAFGVICILGLLFIRFVVVETKGRTLEQIETEMADRSEKKQQKHVLHAHI
- a CDS encoding response regulator, with product MYRLLIADDEPLEREGLECIVERSMPGIFQFIHASNGRMAIEYAEENRPHIAIMDINMPGIGGLEALREMKRRLPDTRFIVVTAYDYFKYAHEALSLGAKEYILKPAKQEQLIEVFQRLVKEIDQEIHIRMRELELRQKVSQLLPLAENELALMLMLDQTVDTSAEQLSEWLDIPLNHGCAVVAAFNGEVYTQKKNKIYDQLRSFVKTQSPNSIVSSLINQHMAIFLRKPSSVSENGWRQQTKQLAEQLCSVTEQHFDLKVSIGIGSTHCRTEGYRKSYFEAIFASTMLDKEDKVCHFDELKQRDVNANSFGTDEISNDGTLQSYVSSALQQMREQREEQTLTVLDRAKQYIQERFTDDLSLEDVADFVHLNPHYFSKIFKQQCGETFIDYVTRLRIEKAILLMNTRKLSLKEVCFEVGYKDPNYFSRVFKKITGVAPTWYKDEK